The Thermococcus sp. CX2 genome includes a window with the following:
- a CDS encoding 30S ribosomal protein S24e, translating into MEIKVTEIKENKLLGRKEIYFDIIHEGEPTPSRKDVKGKLVAMLDLNPETTVVQYIRSYFGSRVSKGYAKAYESKERMLYIEPEYILIRDGIITKEEE; encoded by the coding sequence ATGGAGATTAAGGTTACCGAGATAAAGGAGAACAAGCTCCTCGGAAGAAAGGAGATATACTTCGACATTATCCACGAGGGTGAGCCGACCCCCTCGAGGAAGGACGTCAAGGGCAAGCTCGTTGCCATGCTCGACCTCAACCCTGAGACCACCGTTGTTCAGTACATTAGGTCCTACTTCGGTAGCAGGGTCAGCAAGGGCTATGCCAAGGCCTACGAGAGCAAGGAGAGGATGCTCTATATCGAGCCCGAATACATTCTCATTAGGGACGGAATAATAACCAAGGAGGAGGAGTGA
- a CDS encoding GTP-dependent dephospho-CoA kinase, with product MLYFKLTPELRKVLKEPLGRLIRGEIPEPYLKIRGELEKARHIVTVGDVVTENVLRLGIKPNLAIYDHKTKRREYSPEIENEAVIMTVQNPPGTITKALLNAIRKGFGLAERGRRVYIKVCGEEDLAAIPAVLYAPEGSVVLYGQPNEGVVLIKVTPECKLKCGKLMSKMEVVRDGD from the coding sequence ATGCTCTACTTCAAATTAACTCCTGAGCTCCGAAAAGTGCTGAAGGAGCCCCTCGGAAGGCTTATCCGAGGGGAGATTCCTGAACCCTACTTGAAGATACGGGGCGAGCTTGAAAAGGCCAGGCATATCGTTACAGTTGGTGACGTCGTCACAGAGAACGTCCTCAGGCTCGGGATAAAGCCGAATTTGGCCATATACGACCACAAGACAAAAAGACGGGAGTACAGTCCCGAGATCGAGAACGAAGCCGTTATAATGACCGTGCAAAATCCCCCCGGAACAATAACGAAAGCTTTATTAAACGCAATCAGAAAGGGGTTTGGACTGGCCGAGAGGGGCCGTAGGGTTTACATAAAGGTGTGCGGAGAGGAAGACCTCGCGGCGATTCCAGCGGTGCTCTACGCCCCCGAGGGCTCAGTGGTGCTCTACGGCCAGCCCAACGAGGGAGTAGTGCTTATAAAGGTAACTCCTGAATGTAAGCTCAAGTGCGGGAAGCTCATGTCCAAGATGGAGGTGGTTCGCGATGGAGATTAA
- the spt4 gene encoding transcription elongation factor subunit Spt4, with protein MKERACRHCHFITTEDRCPVCGGRDLSDEWFDLVIITEPEKSRIAQKLGVKVPGKYAIRVR; from the coding sequence ATGAAGGAGCGCGCCTGCAGGCACTGCCACTTCATCACCACGGAAGACCGCTGCCCCGTCTGCGGCGGCAGGGACCTGAGCGATGAATGGTTCGACCTCGTCATCATTACCGAGCCGGAGAAGTCGAGGATAGCCCAGAAGCTGGGCGTTAAGGTTCCAGGAAAGTACGCGATAAGGGTTAGATGA
- a CDS encoding DNA-directed RNA polymerase yields MYKLLKIKDVVRIPPKMFTMDPKEAAKIVLRETYEGIYDRDEGVILAVMDVEEISQGVVVPGDGATYHDVIFNVLVWKPEMHEVVEGEVIDVAPYGAFIRIGPMDGLVHISQLMDDYVVFDEKNKQFLGKETKRTLKLGDEVRARIIAVSIKSRVIRENKIGLTMRQPGLGKFEWIEKEKRKEGEA; encoded by the coding sequence ATGTACAAGCTCCTGAAGATTAAGGACGTCGTGAGGATTCCACCCAAGATGTTCACCATGGACCCAAAGGAAGCCGCGAAGATAGTTTTGAGAGAGACGTATGAGGGAATCTACGACAGGGACGAGGGAGTCATCTTAGCCGTTATGGACGTTGAGGAGATAAGCCAAGGCGTCGTCGTCCCTGGAGACGGAGCGACCTACCACGACGTGATTTTCAACGTCCTCGTCTGGAAGCCGGAGATGCACGAGGTGGTTGAGGGCGAGGTCATCGACGTTGCTCCCTACGGTGCCTTCATAAGGATAGGCCCGATGGACGGTCTCGTTCACATCTCACAGCTCATGGACGACTACGTCGTCTTTGACGAGAAGAACAAGCAGTTCCTCGGTAAAGAAACCAAGAGAACCCTTAAGCTTGGAGACGAAGTCAGGGCGAGGATTATCGCGGTGAGCATCAAGAGCAGGGTCATAAGGGAGAACAAGATCGGCCTGACGATGAGGCAGCCCGGTCTTGGAAAGTTCGAGTGGATTGAGAAGGAGAAGCGCAAGGAGGGCGAGGCATGA
- a CDS encoding inorganic diphosphatase translates to MNPFHDLEPGPEVPEVVYALIEIPKGSRNKYEIDKKTGLLKLDRVLYSPFFYPIDYGIIPQTWYDDEDPFDIMVIMREPVYPFTIVEARPIGIMKMEDSGDKDWKVLAVPVEDPYFDDWKDVDDVPKAFLDEIAHFFQRYKELQGKVTKIEGWGNAEEAKKEILRAIELYKEKFGKKD, encoded by the coding sequence ATGAACCCGTTCCATGATCTGGAGCCAGGACCGGAGGTTCCCGAGGTTGTTTACGCTCTCATAGAGATTCCAAAGGGGAGCAGGAACAAGTACGAGATAGACAAAAAGACCGGCCTTCTCAAGCTCGACAGAGTCCTCTACAGCCCGTTCTTCTATCCGATCGACTACGGAATAATTCCACAGACCTGGTACGACGATGAAGATCCCTTTGATATAATGGTCATCATGCGCGAGCCCGTTTACCCGTTCACCATCGTCGAGGCCAGGCCAATAGGCATAATGAAGATGGAGGACAGCGGTGACAAGGACTGGAAGGTTCTGGCCGTTCCCGTTGAGGACCCGTACTTCGACGACTGGAAGGACGTCGACGACGTTCCGAAGGCCTTCCTCGACGAGATAGCCCACTTCTTCCAGAGGTACAAGGAGCTCCAGGGCAAGGTCACCAAGATAGAGGGCTGGGGCAACGCGGAAGAAGCTAAGAAAGAAATCCTCCGTGCCATCGAGCTCTACAAGGAGAAGTTCGGCAAGAAGGACTGA
- a CDS encoding glycosyltransferase family 2 protein produces the protein MKVSVIVPTYNERDNLEELFERISKALADYDYEIIVVDDDSPDKTWEFAQKLAEKYPVKVIRRTKEKGLSSAVIRGFKEANGDVFVVMDADLQHPPEVIPRLLEAIENGADIAIASRYVKGGGVKNWYWYRKLISKGAIMIGRIALPKIRDVKDPVSGFFALRREVVENAQLNPIGFKILMEILIKGRYQRVEEVPFIFGLRHAGESKLGGKTIINYLKHIYRLMKWEGELDRLVKFTLVGLSGVLVNQGFLWFFVEKLGWDKILANIPAMELAILNNFTWNDLWTFRDLKSRPLYQRLLSFHLAALTGAIVQWIIYATLVFLGMNYLLANLVGIAVSFIVRFLVNRHVTWG, from the coding sequence ATGAAGGTCTCGGTGATAGTACCAACGTACAACGAGCGCGACAACCTTGAGGAGCTCTTCGAGAGAATAAGCAAGGCCCTTGCTGATTACGATTATGAAATCATCGTTGTTGACGACGATTCTCCTGATAAAACTTGGGAATTTGCCCAGAAGCTAGCCGAAAAGTATCCAGTTAAGGTTATCCGCCGGACGAAGGAGAAGGGTCTCTCCTCGGCGGTCATCCGTGGCTTCAAGGAGGCGAACGGCGACGTCTTCGTCGTGATGGACGCCGACCTACAGCATCCACCGGAGGTGATTCCCCGGCTGCTGGAGGCAATCGAGAACGGCGCGGACATAGCCATAGCCTCCCGCTACGTTAAGGGAGGGGGCGTTAAGAACTGGTACTGGTACAGGAAGCTGATCTCCAAGGGAGCTATAATGATCGGCCGCATCGCCCTGCCGAAGATAAGGGACGTTAAGGATCCCGTGAGCGGCTTCTTCGCCCTCAGAAGGGAAGTCGTCGAAAACGCCCAGCTTAACCCCATCGGCTTCAAGATACTTATGGAGATACTCATCAAGGGCAGATACCAGCGCGTCGAAGAGGTTCCATTTATCTTTGGCCTCAGACACGCCGGCGAGAGCAAGCTCGGCGGAAAGACAATAATCAACTACCTCAAGCATATTTACAGGCTCATGAAGTGGGAGGGCGAGCTGGACAGGCTGGTGAAGTTCACGCTCGTTGGCCTCTCGGGAGTACTCGTCAACCAGGGCTTTCTCTGGTTCTTTGTCGAAAAGCTCGGCTGGGACAAGATACTCGCCAACATTCCTGCCATGGAGCTGGCCATACTCAACAACTTCACCTGGAACGACCTCTGGACTTTCAGAGACCTGAAAAGCAGGCCCCTTTATCAGCGCCTCCTGAGCTTCCACCTTGCCGCTCTAACTGGGGCAATCGTCCAGTGGATCATCTACGCTACCCTCGTCTTCCTTGGAATGAACTACCTCCTTGCTAACCTGGTCGGCATCGCCGTCTCGTTCATAGTCCGCTTCCTCGTGAACAGGCACGTCACCTGGGGTTAG
- a CDS encoding DUF4910 domain-containing protein, with protein sequence MMRFLKEAEVFDSTNVLHYIAEISQFHRIQGSKELPEAVKFIREELRIWGVNSQLFEEFYDGKTRYLTLKSPIAWDLVHGKVELLGKVLTTSMSPLVVMAHSPSGKAEGEVVHIAKDEDWEKAEGKIVLAGRDWRDAYRRANEVKAKAFIAYREGTGDAIPYIGLFLTKDELEWARIPAVAVPESLAKAVIGKLNSGETVKAKIEVETQINERQVLPILYAEIGRPPFILFTAHICHPKPGANDNASGSAMLIELARVLNGLYDDSFRFGFAFLWIPEYYGTQAFIEKYAELDKYYAVINLDMVAGSEDRAGSTVMLVRTPVSRFSVVSGVLEYFLEKANGAGKSFSGSPMPRLKLKSYPYEMGSDHDVFNFFGIPSVMSITWPDRFYHSSEDTIDKVSKATIELIGKAVLATALALAKAEKDELQRFARGYAMKYLGELGRDRDTEKVERLVMMGLARDSRFLEIQSGHDFERMPWLKWVRKGIISATFIREIDEKAYEEFKALTKDRKVLAHLHELLMLGELLPKDEAFEALEEEFGKVDVEKLERLVEMLEKTGIVGLL encoded by the coding sequence ATGATGCGCTTTTTGAAGGAAGCAGAGGTTTTTGATTCGACCAACGTTCTCCACTACATAGCCGAGATAAGCCAGTTCCACAGGATACAGGGCTCGAAGGAGCTCCCTGAGGCAGTTAAGTTTATCAGGGAGGAGCTCAGAATCTGGGGGGTTAACTCTCAGCTCTTCGAGGAGTTCTACGATGGGAAGACCCGCTATCTGACGTTAAAGTCTCCTATAGCGTGGGATTTAGTCCATGGAAAGGTCGAGCTCCTTGGAAAGGTTCTCACGACTTCGATGAGCCCTCTGGTGGTGATGGCCCACTCCCCGAGCGGGAAAGCTGAAGGTGAAGTCGTCCACATAGCCAAGGACGAGGACTGGGAGAAGGCTGAAGGGAAAATAGTCCTGGCTGGTAGGGACTGGAGGGACGCCTATAGAAGGGCCAACGAGGTAAAGGCAAAGGCGTTCATCGCCTACAGGGAGGGAACCGGGGACGCAATTCCATACATCGGCCTCTTCCTCACTAAGGATGAACTCGAATGGGCAAGGATTCCGGCCGTTGCAGTTCCAGAGAGCCTAGCAAAGGCGGTCATAGGCAAGCTGAATTCGGGAGAAACAGTTAAAGCGAAAATAGAGGTCGAGACCCAGATAAACGAGCGTCAGGTTCTCCCAATCCTCTACGCCGAGATAGGAAGGCCTCCGTTCATACTCTTCACGGCCCATATCTGCCACCCCAAGCCCGGGGCCAACGACAACGCCTCGGGAAGTGCGATGCTCATAGAGCTCGCGAGGGTTCTCAACGGCCTTTACGACGACTCCTTCCGCTTTGGTTTTGCCTTCCTCTGGATACCTGAGTACTATGGCACTCAGGCATTCATCGAGAAGTACGCCGAGCTCGACAAGTACTATGCTGTTATAAACCTCGACATGGTTGCCGGGAGCGAGGACAGGGCCGGTTCGACGGTGATGCTCGTTAGAACCCCTGTGTCGAGGTTCTCGGTGGTCTCAGGGGTTCTTGAATATTTCCTCGAAAAGGCAAACGGAGCCGGAAAAAGCTTCTCGGGAAGCCCAATGCCGAGGCTCAAGCTTAAGTCTTATCCCTACGAGATGGGCAGCGACCACGATGTCTTCAACTTCTTTGGTATTCCCTCGGTAATGTCCATAACGTGGCCCGACCGCTTCTACCACTCCAGTGAGGATACCATCGATAAGGTGAGCAAGGCAACCATCGAGCTGATTGGTAAGGCTGTTCTGGCGACTGCCCTGGCACTGGCAAAGGCAGAAAAGGACGAACTCCAGCGCTTCGCCAGGGGCTACGCCATGAAGTATCTGGGTGAACTCGGGCGCGACAGGGACACCGAAAAGGTTGAGAGGCTCGTCATGATGGGCCTCGCGAGGGACTCGCGCTTCCTCGAAATCCAGAGCGGCCACGACTTCGAGAGAATGCCATGGCTTAAGTGGGTGAGGAAGGGTATCATTTCGGCGACTTTCATCCGTGAAATTGACGAGAAGGCCTATGAGGAGTTTAAAGCACTGACGAAGGATAGAAAAGTTCTCGCCCACCTTCACGAGCTCTTAATGCTGGGTGAGCTTCTACCGAAGGACGAAGCCTTTGAAGCCCTTGAGGAGGAGTTTGGCAAGGTGGATGTGGAGAAGCTCGAGAGGCTCGTGGAGATGCTGGAAAAAACAGGAATTGTGGGGCTCCTCTAA
- a CDS encoding transcriptional regulator, producing the protein MSDVYEKLEALLRSMGIKKTELRIYRLLLEKREPMRITEIQRELGISERSVREHVLRLYRRGILKRRLIEQGWLGYVYTAVSPSEVLENIKENLVKRINELEKELKGSSGQRS; encoded by the coding sequence ATGAGCGACGTCTATGAGAAGCTCGAGGCACTGCTGCGCTCAATGGGTATCAAGAAGACGGAACTGAGAATATACCGCCTCCTGCTTGAGAAAAGGGAGCCAATGAGAATAACTGAAATACAGAGGGAGCTCGGAATAAGCGAACGCTCGGTCAGGGAGCACGTCCTGAGGCTGTATAGAAGAGGAATTCTAAAAAGGAGGCTCATCGAGCAGGGATGGCTCGGCTACGTCTACACCGCGGTCTCACCGAGTGAGGTCCTCGAAAACATTAAGGAGAACCTTGTAAAGAGGATAAACGAGCTGGAGAAAGAATTAAAGGGCTCCTCTGGCCAGAGGAGTTAG
- a CDS encoding metallophosphoesterase gives MDFFDAFEKLSLELKTSRGKTLLLADAHIGFELSRGLRIRTHFEERLAEFIRERDPDLLILLGDVKEPIGLSFTMKRLLMGFFSELREIPTVITKGNHDGRIEEVAGKFPNINVVDHLVIDGLLLLHGHTNLPEVEFVEAYLGHIHPACGIKRGRVLRKTKCFLRVEKFLILPSVNPYLEGFDAREGIKMVPFLRNAKKGKAFLPDGLYIGEVSFR, from the coding sequence ATGGACTTTTTCGATGCCTTCGAGAAGCTCTCACTCGAGCTTAAAACCTCAAGGGGGAAGACCCTCCTCCTGGCCGATGCACACATAGGGTTTGAGCTTTCCCGCGGGCTGAGGATAAGGACCCACTTCGAAGAGAGGCTCGCCGAGTTCATAAGGGAGAGAGACCCCGACCTGCTGATACTCCTGGGGGATGTCAAAGAGCCCATTGGACTTAGTTTCACGATGAAGCGCCTGTTGATGGGGTTCTTTTCCGAGCTGAGAGAGATTCCAACTGTAATAACCAAAGGCAATCATGACGGGCGCATAGAAGAGGTTGCCGGGAAGTTTCCAAACATCAATGTCGTTGACCATCTCGTCATTGACGGCCTCCTTTTACTCCACGGACACACAAACCTGCCAGAGGTGGAGTTCGTTGAGGCCTACCTCGGCCACATACATCCCGCTTGTGGCATCAAGAGGGGTAGAGTCCTCAGAAAAACCAAGTGCTTCTTGAGGGTGGAGAAGTTTCTAATCCTGCCCTCCGTAAATCCATACCTAGAGGGCTTTGATGCGAGGGAAGGTATTAAGATGGTCCCCTTCTTGAGAAATGCAAAGAAGGGAAAGGCTTTTTTACCCGACGGGCTCTACATAGGTGAAGTTTCCTTCCGGTAG
- a CDS encoding nitrilase, with protein MRVAYVQMEPRLLEVDRNLSRAERLIKDAAKEGAKLVVLPELFDTGYNFETRGEVEDVAMQIPDGQTTEFLVELARELEVFIVGGTAEKDEKGKLYNSAVIVGPIGLGYIGKYRKIHLFYREKLFFEPGNLGFRVFNIGIAKVGVMICFDWFFPESMRTLALKGAEVIAHPSNLVMPYAPRAMPIRALENRVYTITANRVGEERGLRFIGKSTIASPKAEVLAMGSESSEEVGVVEINLELARDKRLNELNDVFKDRRPEFYFV; from the coding sequence ATGCGGGTAGCCTACGTCCAGATGGAGCCCAGGCTTTTGGAAGTGGACAGGAACCTGAGCAGGGCCGAGAGGCTCATCAAGGATGCCGCCAAAGAGGGCGCGAAGCTCGTAGTTCTTCCCGAGTTGTTTGATACGGGCTACAATTTTGAGACCCGGGGGGAAGTTGAGGACGTTGCGATGCAGATACCAGATGGTCAGACAACCGAGTTCCTCGTCGAGCTGGCGAGGGAGCTCGAGGTCTTTATAGTCGGAGGAACTGCTGAAAAGGATGAGAAAGGAAAGCTCTACAACTCCGCCGTTATAGTTGGCCCCATTGGATTGGGCTACATTGGAAAATATCGTAAGATACACCTCTTCTACCGCGAGAAACTATTCTTTGAGCCGGGCAACCTCGGCTTTCGCGTCTTCAACATCGGAATTGCCAAGGTCGGCGTGATGATATGCTTCGACTGGTTCTTCCCCGAGTCAATGAGGACTCTCGCGCTCAAGGGTGCCGAGGTGATAGCTCATCCCTCCAACCTCGTCATGCCGTACGCCCCGCGCGCGATGCCAATAAGGGCCCTTGAGAACCGCGTTTACACAATAACGGCCAACCGCGTTGGTGAGGAGAGAGGTCTGAGGTTCATAGGCAAGAGCACGATAGCCTCGCCGAAGGCGGAAGTTTTGGCCATGGGGAGTGAAAGCTCAGAGGAAGTCGGGGTAGTCGAGATAAACCTCGAGCTCGCCAGGGACAAGAGGCTCAACGAACTCAACGACGTTTTCAAGGACAGGCGGCCCGAGTTTTATTTTGTATGA
- a CDS encoding multidrug transporter, which yields MRRLILPGVLLVIAVVVGFVAQAALLPANYVYEKSYVCPNHIQAEFIPANTSVTGYIRAEHPFSAYVIISDSGYFGEFDPSSAVMMWENVTAVELDFQAPGEDCYLVVRNGNTSQIVEIKFKAEH from the coding sequence ATGAGAAGACTAATCCTCCCCGGAGTATTGCTTGTGATTGCAGTGGTGGTTGGTTTTGTTGCACAGGCGGCACTCCTGCCGGCCAACTACGTTTACGAGAAAAGCTATGTGTGTCCCAATCACATCCAGGCCGAATTCATTCCAGCCAACACTTCCGTCACTGGGTACATCAGGGCAGAACATCCATTTTCGGCTTACGTGATTATCTCAGATTCTGGCTATTTTGGGGAGTTTGATCCTTCGAGTGCCGTGATGATGTGGGAGAATGTAACTGCAGTAGAGCTTGACTTCCAGGCTCCTGGGGAGGATTGTTACCTCGTCGTAAGGAACGGAAACACGAGCCAGATAGTCGAGATAAAGTTCAAAGCGGAGCACTGA
- a CDS encoding methyltransferase domain-containing protein, with product MSLEELYRYLRWRMEPDDERAVGRFWRIVKVFEFMEGLLPEEPRVLDLCAGTGIAGAAAAKATNAPLLTVLDARNEDLEKARKWLEIAGISPELKLITGDVREVSKLVGEHDLAVLWGLTMPHFDPFDAVRIFANVALSLSEDGVFVMEETDRVYGILYHIGYKDFLVESKTEDHTIVSVHEGYNLKRGTFRRTYYKLPGFEKITEEEYRLWDVASQLAIGSVFFREWKLITRNEHGINSVSHLLYFRRPRKNIARGVLTDF from the coding sequence ATGTCCCTCGAGGAGCTCTACCGCTACCTTCGTTGGAGAATGGAGCCCGATGACGAAAGAGCCGTGGGGAGGTTCTGGAGGATAGTAAAGGTCTTTGAATTCATGGAGGGGCTCCTGCCGGAAGAGCCCAGAGTGCTCGACCTCTGCGCCGGTACGGGAATTGCCGGAGCGGCCGCTGCCAAGGCCACTAATGCCCCACTGCTGACGGTTCTGGACGCAAGGAATGAGGACCTTGAGAAGGCCAGGAAGTGGCTCGAGATAGCGGGGATAAGTCCAGAGCTTAAGCTCATCACTGGAGATGTGAGGGAAGTTTCAAAGCTCGTAGGAGAGCACGATCTGGCCGTTCTCTGGGGTCTAACCATGCCACACTTCGACCCCTTCGATGCCGTAAGAATATTCGCAAATGTCGCCCTGAGCCTGAGCGAAGATGGAGTTTTCGTCATGGAGGAAACTGACAGGGTTTACGGAATTCTATACCATATAGGCTACAAAGACTTCCTCGTCGAATCTAAAACGGAGGACCACACCATAGTCTCAGTTCACGAAGGCTACAACCTCAAGAGGGGCACCTTCAGGAGGACATACTACAAGCTGCCGGGCTTCGAGAAGATCACCGAAGAGGAGTACAGGCTCTGGGACGTTGCGTCGCAGCTGGCCATCGGGAGCGTCTTCTTCAGGGAATGGAAGCTCATCACAAGAAACGAACACGGGATCAACAGTGTTTCCCACCTGCTCTACTTCAGAAGGCCGAGGAAGAATATCGCCAGAGGAGTGCTCACTGATTTTTGA
- a CDS encoding PadR family transcriptional regulator — protein sequence MLGSKKERALKKLLKDLRSGLYSYLVLSLLERKGELHGYAIRKELEKLSSGRLVPSEGTLYDLLKSLKKYGLVEDFWAEVGGRPRKYYRLTDLGREILAELRGEIKEIAEVIKRMGEELWEP from the coding sequence TTGCTTGGGAGCAAAAAGGAGAGAGCCCTCAAAAAGCTTCTCAAGGACCTACGCTCCGGTCTTTACTCTTACCTTGTTCTTTCCCTGCTCGAAAGGAAGGGTGAGCTCCACGGCTACGCGATAAGGAAGGAGCTTGAGAAGCTGAGCAGTGGAAGGCTCGTTCCGAGCGAGGGAACGCTCTACGACCTCCTAAAGAGCCTGAAGAAGTACGGACTCGTTGAGGACTTCTGGGCCGAGGTCGGCGGAAGGCCAAGGAAGTACTACAGACTTACGGATCTTGGAAGGGAAATTCTGGCAGAGTTGAGGGGTGAAATAAAGGAGATAGCAGAGGTGATAAAGCGGATGGGCGAGGAGTTATGGGAGCCGTAA
- a CDS encoding YhfC family glutamic-type intramembrane protease yields the protein MYLLPFPILGGLLAWATIYFLGFKRTKWSEFVFGLAIFFIAIIVQNPIQQLPLLALGIRSNADVIAKGAAFTIAASLWLGFVAGLVQEGTKYLLVKGKDLRTALFVGLGFGVTEAFFVGIIAAVAAIASETPLDVPVSTALLSLVERYFAVLFHVGTTVFLAYAYREGFGKKGLIAIVGLHTIVDSMAAYYQLTGSEIFMYATEAIFAVIALALMYYIIPRVKVEKPEEEKVIW from the coding sequence ATGTACCTCCTCCCGTTCCCGATACTGGGAGGTTTGCTCGCTTGGGCCACGATATACTTCCTAGGCTTCAAAAGGACGAAGTGGTCAGAGTTCGTATTCGGGCTGGCGATATTCTTCATTGCGATAATCGTCCAGAACCCAATCCAGCAGCTGCCCCTGCTGGCTCTGGGAATACGCTCGAACGCAGATGTCATAGCCAAGGGGGCGGCCTTTACCATAGCGGCCTCGCTGTGGCTGGGCTTTGTTGCTGGCCTCGTCCAGGAGGGCACCAAATATCTTCTCGTTAAAGGGAAAGACCTGAGGACTGCTCTCTTCGTGGGGCTTGGATTCGGCGTCACCGAAGCTTTCTTTGTGGGAATAATCGCCGCCGTTGCCGCGATAGCGAGCGAGACCCCTCTGGACGTTCCAGTCAGCACGGCCCTCCTCTCGCTGGTCGAGCGCTACTTCGCCGTGCTCTTCCATGTAGGGACAACGGTCTTCCTCGCCTACGCATACAGAGAAGGCTTCGGAAAGAAGGGGTTGATTGCAATCGTCGGTCTGCATACGATCGTTGACTCAATGGCAGCCTACTATCAGCTGACCGGGAGCGAGATATTTATGTACGCCACTGAGGCAATCTTTGCCGTAATAGCGCTCGCGCTCATGTACTACATAATCCCCAGGGTGAAGGTCGAGAAGCCTGAGGAAGAAAAAGTAATATGGTGA
- a CDS encoding heavy metal-binding domain-containing protein: protein MEDIIVVTTESVPGYRIVEIKGIARGGIVKATHLGRDITAFFRNIKGGEVKEYTQMMAEAREEALKRMVLHAKELGANAVVNVRFATANVGSSVAEVYAYGTAVVVEKE from the coding sequence ATGGAGGACATCATAGTGGTTACGACCGAAAGCGTGCCCGGATACCGAATAGTTGAGATCAAAGGAATAGCCAGGGGAGGAATAGTTAAGGCCACCCATCTGGGCAGGGACATAACGGCCTTCTTCAGGAACATCAAAGGCGGGGAGGTGAAGGAGTACACCCAGATGATGGCCGAGGCCAGGGAGGAAGCCCTGAAAAGGATGGTACTCCACGCCAAGGAGCTCGGCGCCAACGCCGTTGTAAACGTTCGCTTCGCGACTGCAAACGTCGGTTCTAGCGTTGCCGAGGTTTATGCCTACGGTACTGCGGTGGTCGTGGAAAAGGAGTGA
- the dph2 gene encoding diphthamide biosynthesis enzyme Dph2: MHEINEREILKVLGELKAKRVLIQTPEGLKREAQFLADFLEENGIEAIISGDINYGACDPADREAKALGCDALIHLGHSYMKLNLEVPTIFIPAFAKVDVLPALEKNLDEIKKLGRKIALVTTAQHIHQLERAREFLENAGFEVLVDEGDGRVSWRGQVIGCNFTAAKVDADGVLFIGAGYFHPVGVALAVRKPTLAVNPYSGDAIWMNEEAERIIRKRWAQIAKAYDAEKFGVVVSTKKGQLRLAEARRIIKLLREHGKYAKLIAMNHISYPALEGFDFDAYVVVACPRVPIDDVENWKKPVLTPPEVELLLDLREDYEFDEIFGGKRDKDEPFGIALHGVRG, translated from the coding sequence ATGCACGAGATAAATGAGCGAGAGATATTGAAAGTACTTGGAGAGCTTAAAGCTAAGCGCGTCCTTATCCAGACCCCTGAGGGGCTCAAGCGCGAGGCCCAGTTTCTGGCCGACTTTCTTGAAGAGAACGGGATAGAGGCGATAATAAGCGGCGACATCAACTACGGTGCCTGTGACCCTGCTGACAGGGAGGCGAAGGCCCTCGGTTGCGACGCGCTCATTCACCTCGGACACAGCTACATGAAGCTCAACCTTGAGGTTCCCACCATCTTTATTCCAGCCTTTGCCAAAGTTGACGTTCTTCCTGCGCTGGAGAAGAATCTGGACGAGATTAAAAAGCTCGGGAGGAAGATAGCGCTCGTTACAACCGCCCAGCACATACACCAGCTGGAAAGGGCCAGGGAGTTCCTTGAAAATGCCGGCTTTGAAGTCCTCGTAGATGAGGGTGACGGAAGAGTAAGCTGGCGCGGCCAGGTTATCGGCTGCAACTTCACCGCCGCCAAAGTTGACGCCGATGGGGTGCTTTTCATCGGTGCTGGATACTTCCACCCGGTTGGAGTTGCCCTGGCAGTTAGGAAGCCCACCCTGGCGGTAAACCCCTACAGTGGGGATGCGATATGGATGAATGAAGAGGCCGAACGGATAATACGAAAGCGCTGGGCCCAGATAGCGAAGGCCTACGACGCGGAAAAGTTCGGTGTCGTTGTAAGCACCAAGAAGGGGCAGCTTCGTCTGGCGGAGGCGAGGAGAATAATTAAGCTCCTCCGCGAGCACGGGAAGTACGCGAAGCTCATAGCCATGAACCACATAAGCTATCCCGCTCTCGAAGGCTTTGACTTCGATGCCTATGTGGTCGTGGCCTGTCCAAGGGTGCCCATAGACGACGTCGAGAACTGGAAGAAGCCAGTTCTAACTCCACCTGAGGTGGAACTCCTTCTCGACCTGCGCGAGGACTACGAGTTCGATGAAATCTTCGGGGGGAAACGCGATAAGGACGAGCCTTTTGGCATAGCCCTCCACGGGGTGAGAGGTTGA